taaacacatatGACAACTACTGTTTTGATCATatatggcaagtagttaatcacacacggcaactacggtttgattacacgcggcaactaccatAGAGTTGTCAtgattagacatggcaactatagttaaccaaaacagataaagttgccatgcttttacaactatACTTACCATCCCGGCTAACTACCATAAATAGTCATCCCGCGGGGTACCTAACGTAGCTACGtcaggacgtgtgggcatttttgcttcATGCCACATGCACGAGGTGAAGTtgagtagtacttgttgggcgtgtggcacgaagtagccgcgcccacacgtgtgggcaattccAATGTCCGCCCACACACAGCGCGTGTGAGCTGCCTCCTATTCACACCACACACGGTGTGTGGGCACATGTCGAATATGCCACACGTATGGCAGTTAGTGGCGTCCATTATTTAACATGCCCCTACTTTCTTTTAGAACTAATTAAGATACCTCTACCCTCGTGACATGAGGAACATTGTTTCTATTTAAGCATCGAACATATCAGGAAACATTCCGAGTTCTGATGAAGATACAGTTTAATACCAACCAATTCATAAAATACTGCACTAGTCCTAAAGTTGATGAGCTTAGATGCACTTCTGAAGAAACTGTATTAGTTTCTCTATCGGAGCACTTTTCCTCACAAGGAAGAAAGCAGACATGCATCTAAATGGCACTCCTATCAGATGGGCATTAAAATGCCGAGCGCCCTTTAGGGTCCGACGACGGATTAGTGGAGTGGCTTGACCTTTTCCTCCTGAGGGTATTCCAGGTGAAGCTACCACCCTGCTGCAAACCACCGGCGGTGACTTCGTCTTCGTCATTGTCGTCTTCGTTCTCATCCTTGCTGTAGGAAGAAACTCCAGCTCTTCCTTTCTCTGGTGTCCAGGTTGAGTTGCCTGCGCCATCGGCGCTGTCAGAATATTTGAGCCTTTTTGCCCTATCATGTAAATCAACCTCCTGTATATCGGATAAATAAGCACTCCGTTTTGCTCTTGGAGTCATCTTTGGGATGTCTTCGTATACCTCGTCAGATTTCATCCATTGATCAACATAAGAGTCCGAATAGACAACCTCCTTTCTTCGCCTCTTTGTGTTTATCACAGGATTTTTGGCTTCTTCCGCAAGGAGCTTCTCAGCTAAGGTTTCACTGATATCAAAAACCCATTCTGGAACCTCAGGTCCCTGCATCAGCCTGGATTTATAGTTTTCTCGTCGTCGCCTCtcttcatccatcttctcaaataACCAGAACTCTTCCTCAGTTCGAGCAGCCAAACGATTTATTTCACGCTCACTAGGGATGTCAGTTCCAAGTGTACTAGTTCCTCTCTTCAAGATCTCCTGTAGCAACGCTTTCCTATCCTGAGCTGCACGAGAGATCAATACAATATTTTTGAGTTCCACATTTGAATACATCATGGAGAAAAGAGATACAGGAACAGGACAGCCAGCAATGGCATACAAACCTGTGGAGGTGTTGTTGAACAACCCAGCCTGGATAACTTTTGCATCAATACCCATCTTCTGTTTTGCACGATCCAAGATCTCTTCTTCAATTGATCCAACACTAACAAGAACAAATACACGCACTTCATTTTTCTGTCCTATACGATGAGCACGGTCTTCAGCTTGCTGATCCATCTGAGGATTCCAATCACTATCAAAAATAATAACTGTATCTGCAGTCTGCAAGTTCAATCCAAGGCCTCCAGCTCGTGTGCTGAGAAGAAAAATGAAGTACTCTGAGTCCTTCTTATTAAAATCTGCCAATAATTTCCCTCGTTCTTCAGTTTTCGTTGATCCATCAAGCCTCATATACTTGAAATTGTACATCTGCAAATATACTTCCAAAATATTAAGCAATCTTGTCATCTGAGAAAAAAGCAGAACCCTGTGACCAGCCCTATGCAGTTTTGGAAGTAGCCGATCGAGCAATTCAAACTTCCCTGATGCTCTAACAATCTCCTCGCGCTGATACATGTTATATTGCTCTACAAATAAGTAAGGATGATTGCAGCACTTCCTAAGCTGCATCGATAGGTTTGCCACAGCCTTTGGTTTGAGTCCTGCACGTGCACATAGTTGACAATAAAGAAGTGCTTCTATTCAAGAAAGATACAAGGACAATTTAAATGCAAATATGCAATACAGGCAGGAATCCCTTGCTCCACTTAAGAATATATCATCGGTCGGTTTATTATTATTTTCAAGATGCAGTACAGGCACAAGGACAATACTATGCATTATATATGCCATCAATACAAAAGAAGACCAAGTTTGCATTGACACTATAGCATGAGTTTGAAATTTTATGCATAGCTTTCTCCAAGGATCGATCAAACATTACAAATTTATTCAGTCAGAAGTACTTCCTCGAGGGAAGAAAGAATTGGAAGTAAAACGTACCAGATCCTAGGGCAACCTTTCCCTTGCTTGCGACTTGCTCGTAGTATGCTTTTTGCCAAGCTGAAAAGTCACACTTCAGTATTACTTGTGTTTTTGAAGGGAGATACTTTTCCACTTCATCTTTTTTCCTACGGAGCAAAAATGGACGCAAAACCTGGGCAAATACCAAGAGCAAATGAATAAATATAAAAATCCCAAATATCGGAAGTAATCTTCATTTCATGTGTCACACGTGCTTACACACCGGTTGGTTCCATTGAACCGAAAAGGTGTGAATGCCAGAGAAGTGGAGGTACAAATATCATTATATCAACATGTAAGCTtgttaaaatcactgagtgactgaGGGTGGATTGGGGCAAGCATTACTCACTTGATGCAAACGATGTATGATCAATAGTTCTTCCTCATCATTAATGCTAACATCACATGCAAACGGTGCATTAAACCATTCCTCAAAATTCCCAGATGAATTAAAAATATTTGGTAGAATAAAGTTGAGCAATGACCACAGCTCCTGTAGGCTATTTTGGATTGGAGTGCCAGTCAAAAGTAGTCTGCGGCGGATCAAATATCTACAAGAAAGTATCAGCAATCTATAAGTCAGATTCACAAAAGGTCGAGACAAAATTTAACACTTCAGCCAATAAGGATGAGCAAAAAGGTTAAATCACagaaaagatgaaggaaaatgaggcTTCAACAGAAAATTGGAAAGTGGGAGTAAGCAAGTAGCCATGAAGCAAAGAGATACTGAAATGTAATGGAAATTATTCATCTTGATAAGAATATTCTCAAGAAAAAAACATTTTTCATACCGAAAGATAAATATTTACTGGCCTACCTGGAGTTCACAACGATTTACACCGAACTTAATGGTTAACTTCTAAGCTTTAAATAAACAATATGGTGACTAATTTATCAATTATCGGTTGGGACCATACTGTTGATACAGATAATGAGAGCTGTTAAGGAAGCCATCAGATTTTCTTGTACAGTTGGATGCACTCCCATTCAATGTTATTTTCAGCCTTTAACTCACGTTGCTTAAAATAGAAGGATAAATGCGTGTACCTTAAGTTTAAAAATCGGGTGTGTTTGGTTTGAGCCCAAGCTGCCCTAGCAAAATTTGGCTAAGCAATATTGGTCAAGGAAGTTGCACATGCTTTGAACAatgttggcaagaaaaatgaactagaattAGCTAGGGGGGATAGGCATGCCAAAATATTGGTTATAGCCAAAATATTGGTACGGTTAGTTTTGGTGATTATCCAAACATACCCTTATACCCAAAGGAAATATGCCTGGTTTTTATGCGAACACGGAGAGAAGACATAATGCTTGTGTACAAAGTAACCTTTTATATTCTGTAAAGAACACGATCACAATTTCCTTAATTGTACTGTTAGCTACTCACGTAAGACTAATAAAACACATGTTTCGGTTGTGTGCACAGGTCTAACCTGCTAAATAGACTGTCTGAAGACCACAAACTCCAGTATGTAAGTTCCACGAACTATGATATGAACTTATCTCTAAAATATGTACATTTCAAAAAGGCATGCCTATTAACTTCTGTTCTATACACATGATTATACTTTTACACAAATTTGTGCACGCGTACAACATGATTTTGTGAGAAACCTCTGAATAAGTTCAGGTCGTGTCCTAGTCATACTAAGTTTTAACTTCGCTCTTTCTTGCTGATGAAAGGAGAGATCCGTACTTATTTTAACAAACCATTTATTGTTTGAAGAGTGTAATAACTGACAGGATAAGGTGCTTTTGAGGCTCAATTTGCCAATGCCACCTTATCGGAAGAGGAATGGAAGCTTCATACTGGTCAGCAGCACCAGCCTTGGTTTCTGAGACCTAATACTACAAACAAAGCTGAAAGGTTGGAGTTTTTCAACGGCTGTGACTGATACAAACGTGGACTGAACAGAAGACAGGTTGAATAGAATGTATCGGTTGACTGGGGGAGGTTGTGGAAACAAAGTTGGGGCATGATCGGCgaagaaggaaaaagaaaagaggAATACTGGAGGTTTATTGCTTGCATCCCTCAATAGAGTACAGGCCCTGCCTTTAATACGGCAGACTGAACATGCCGCACGAGTTCTATGTCTAATTCTATCTTGGACACTTTTAACCAGTTACTTTCCTAAACTAATCTAATCTTTCTTCTGGACTACAATATTATTCTTATTCAGACAATAATTCATCTCGTTTTTTTAGGGACGGACAATAATTCATCTTTAATCATCTTTCCGCTGTGGCTGTTCCGCAACAGATATTTTCAAGTTTTCTATAGGACAATGAGTTATGGAGTCACTAGCGCACAGAGCCATCCTCCAACAGAGGTGCAAGTGATCACATAGAAGAAGCTTCACCAGAGTAAAGAAAAAAAATTTAACTTATGACCAAAGTGTGTACCCGGAAACTAGTGTGCGAGCAAGAGCACATTCATGATTTTTCAAGCGATGTCCTTCATCAACTATCAAATAGTGCCAGTGAACCTTCTTCAGGAACTTCTTATCTTTCAGTATCAAATCATAGTGTGTGAGCAGAACATTAAATTGTCCTCCAAAATTTGTTTCCCTGAGAGATTTTCTCTCATCTGGACGACCATCATACAGAATTGTACCAATACTGCAAACGACGAGCATATCAGAGTTAGGTTACTTCAATTTATAGCAGGACAATATAGAAATACTGATCAAGCAAATTCCAGTGAGACGTTACCTGGGAGCCCATGTTTTGAACTCATTAGACCAGTTTGGTAGTACTGCTTTGGGAGCTACTATTAAGTGAGGTCCTGTGACCTCCTTCTTTTCCAAAAGATAAGCGATCAAAGCTATGGTCTGAATTGTTTTCCCCAAACCCATTTCATCAGCCAGAATGCCATTCAAATTGTTGTTGAATAAAGAAAGCATCCATTGGAGACCCTCTAACTGATATGGTCTCAACTCCCCACCTACAAGGGCTGACGGTTGTTCTGttacctgtaaatccaaaacagtaGAAAGAAACATTAGTTGCCCCAGAAGTGGAAACATAACAAATTGTATTGTAAGAACAAAATGGCAAAAACAAATTACAGAACACCATAATACTGAAAATTTTCATTCGTGGACCACTGAGCAGCGAAATTAGATCCAAATAAACTGGGACCATCAGTTATTGCAAACAGGCAATAAATTCTTCTGCAGAAAAATCCCCACATTACATGATTATAACACACTGATTTATTTAAGCCAGTAGGTATCTAGTAGCAGTAGGGCACTACCCACTGTATAGCAGTAGGGCTCTACCCACTGTATTATGGACAATAATATTATCTACCATCATCACGAATCCAAGGGGGGCATAAAATGAGTGCAGCCAAAAGGTTAATTTGTATTTGATCACACAATCTTACTTGCCATGCTACCAGATTATACAACACTAGTTGCATAGCATATAGAAATCGATTAAAACTGTGAGACCGAGACAACATCTCAAGCAACAAGttactaaatactccctccgtcccaaattacttgtcgcagaaatgataGATATTGATGTATTTAGAACtttaaatacgtctagatacatccatttctccaacaggtaattccggacggagggagtatatggctaaAAGTCGAGCTTCAATCTACCTTCTCTTCGATGGAATGGACAGTAGAATCAAGCCTACGGCCAGCAGCATTAAATTTACTAGTATTTGCAGAACCGTGTGTATCTGCATCATCATCTGAAGGAGACTCCTCGGGGGATTCATCAGATTCTGAGTCTTCAGACCCTTCAGGACGACTAACATGCTCAGCATCTTTTTGTCGCTGTACAGCTTTCCCAATTCCTTCTAGAAGCTCATTTGTCTTATCAAGGAGCATCGTAAGCCGTTCATTCTTGCTCTCCTCAACCATCCGCATATACGCTTCTTGATCACCTGCTTTCAAAACTTGCAACCTACTTTTTTCAAGTCGATTGATACGCTGGCGCGCCCGGACATGCCATGCCTACATTTAACAAGTAAAGAAAAAGTTCACGCATCCTTAGATTAGCAAATCAAGGAAAGGGGTATAGATAGGGATAAATGCATAGTTTAACCTAGGAAATATAATGGGCGGAATAAACACAATGGCGTTCTAATAAAAAAACTTAAAGGGCGGAAGGGGGCGATAAACATCTTATCTTAAGGCTTGACCATGAACATCCACAAAAAGTATGATATCTCTTGGGCATTACAACATGCACAACACATTTCATCAGATATCTTTTTTATCTGTTGTACATTCTAATGATTTCATGTATGCTACTACAATGTCCATCTTTCATGTTGCAACCAGCATCAAAAATATCATTCAAAATCATGGCATGGCTAATTGAAGCAAGACAATTGCAGATAGGCCAATAGAtacagcataaaaaaattgtagaGTGATGCTAGAAAAAGCATTTATCCCTATGGGAGGCTCATCACATGAAATGGTGTTGCAGACATATCAATGAATATTGGAGAAAATAGCTAAATTAAGAAAGTCCTCTAAATATAACAAGTAGAAACTTTTGATGCATTGTTCACACCTACCAGAAACTGACAATATCAGGTTATTGCTATCAGCAAATAAGGCGTGTTTCAAATAAACATCATGAGATAAAAGAGAATCATCAGCAGAGCCGAGTTTGTAAACAAATAGGATGAGCTAATAAATCCAGTGAAGACACAAAATTAGGTGATAATTGACCATCTTGTTTGCTAATTCTGAAATAAGGAAACAAATCAAACCATACCTGAACTCCATCATTACGTTGCTTTCTTCGTTTGTAAGTAGCCGATGTTTGCACTTGATATTCCCTAGCAGCATTAAGAATTTCTGTAAAAAATCTTCTCTTCCTGGTCTCAGCCTGATTTTTTTCCTCCTCTTCAAGCTTTGAGATCCTCTGAAGTTTGGGAACGCAAAAAATGAAAATCAAGATTTCAGTTGTATAAAAATTGTCAAAACTGAATATCAAATATGTGAGAAAAAACCTCGGTGAATCTCTTTTTGCGATGGATATCATCGGTATCCATTGAAAACCCATCCCCTATTCCATACATGGTAAAAGGATATCGTATCCTCATCATCCCCCAGTCAAATAATTGCCTCTCAGGATGCGCACATTTTTTGTGTAGCCAGTATTCAGCATTGACATCAGACCGTACTTTCTTCTGCAAGTCTAGTAACTGCAAGTATACAATTAAGTTAATCAATGGTCATCAATACAATAACTCAGCGCCACTATTATACTTCTATATATAGATCTATAGATGCCACGCACATGTTATACTTCACTTCACTTCATAATCACAATGATGCATTATGAAATATATATATAAACAACATAATACACAGTTGATAGTTCATACTACTATTTAGCAAACAAGATATGGTGCACAACTACTTGCCATATTACACTACTCATTCCTATAATTGGAATAAGTATTGAAAGTTATAGATGTCCTTTGTGCCAAACAACTCAAATATTGTTCATGTGCCCCAATCAATGAGGAAATCGACAATAAAAGATCACATCTGTAATTATTTTTCTCCGTGTTGGAGCATTATAACTTCGCCTAcgtcttctaggcatagccggtcccaagcccgggtaaaggaggagggttgtgataggcgtggcgagccaacgtaaaaactagccagtcccataggtatgaaacccatttgagcgagagtagtactaggatgggtgacctcctgggaagtcctcgtgaaagggtttcatatctaagggttgtgatcggcttggcgagccaacgtaaaaactagccagtcttttgggtatgaaacccatttgggtgagagtagtactaggatgggtgacctcctgggaagtcctcatgaaagggtttcatatctagcctaccccaacttgtttgggataaaaggcttcgTAAGTAAGTAGCGTGTTGGAGCATTATCATATTAGAACGACAATAGCTACCAGCCTCCCACAGTGATTCAGAAGCATGAATATACATTTACATTACCACCTGGGAAACACGGATACAGTTGGGAACCAGTGTGTCAGGGGTTGGACACGTCATGATACCCCGAGATACATATCCTCATACATATCAGCCACTTCTCTATTTTTCAAATAATAAAAATAACCCAAACGCTAGAAAGCGAGCGAGCGCAATGGAGCGCCCGCCGTCCATAGTTTCGTGAGATCGCGCCACGTGGGGAGGGGTGGGCGAAGCGGTGGCTTCTTTTGCCGTTTCcgtttcttttttttttccttctctttttttgcAAGACGCGTCGCTCACTATTTTCTTTCCAGGTCACGCACTCGCCGGCGATTCCCCTTTCTCTTCCCTACTGAAATTCTAGGGTTGCCGGCACCTAATCACTGGCGCGACCCCGCGCAGCAGAGCGACACAGCCGCACCGTCCACCAGACGCGGCACTGCGCAGTGGACCGACATCGAGCATGGTGGATCAGGGAGCGGACGGATGAGCCCGCGAGCGAGCGTGAAGAAATTGGATGGCAGTCGGCTCCCGGGGGACCTGCGATTCACGCAGTACATCGCCATCCCAAGGTTAGTTTCGTTCTGTACCCTCCTTCTAATCGCAGTAGAAGATGAGTTCGTCGACTCGCGGTGCGGGAGTGACGACTCACACGGGGCATGAGGAAGGGTGTGCGGAGGGAAGGAGGTACCAGGCTCGGGGTAGGTGCTGCAAGGGGGATTGGGGGAACTCTCACAGTTTTCAGGATGATTCCGGGGGGATTGATTCGAGGTGCTGCTACGGAAACTGCTGGGGACCACATACTGGTGCGAGGTACAGGAGAGGTAGTGAATCCTCACGCACTGCTAGGAACTTTTGCCAACAATTTTTTTGTGAAGTTGCCACTACATAGATTTCTCACGTGCTGCTAGGAATTTTTCTGCCCATCATTTTGTTGTTAAGTTGCCGCTAAATTTAGGAACACTGGGTGCCAGAACGTACGAACTTGTGAGAGCTTTCTCCAAGTATTGCCTAGTTCGGGTTCTATGTTGACTAACAGCACTCTTAATTCGCCCACCGATGCTCCTCCAAGTTGCCTAAAAAATATGTAGTTTGTGAATCTGCATCGGTGCATCCCCTGGTGCCTTACAGCTGTACTTTTTGAGCCTTTTAGAAAAGTTTGAAGTAGAAAATCAGCAGTCATTATTCAGCACCAAGTTAGAATCAACAACTTAAATCAATCCAAAATCTAGTTGTTTCTTTTTTCTTAGGAATCATTGATGAAGTAATTTAAAGTGAGCAGGGAATGGCTAATATGATGCCAGCATTTTGGGGTCATATCATGTGTCGAGCTGCTAATGGCATGTCCTCAGCATGTGGCACATTATTTTGTCATGTCGATTTTGGACTGAAAATCGATGCGAACAAACACCTGTAACCATTTTTGCGCACATGTTTGATTTTTGAAGCAAAAAGAAGTGGGGCAAGGTTTCTGAGGCATGGCTGGGCTCCCGTTTCCGGACCAGGACAATCTACTGTGTTAATTTCTCAGTTTATATTATTNNNNNNNNNNNNNNNNNNNNNNNNNNNNNNNNNNNNNNNNNNNNNNNNNNNNNNNNNNNNNNNNNNNNNNNNNNNNNNNNNNNNNNNNNNNNNNNNNNNNNNNNNNNNNNNNNNNNNNNNNNNNNNNNNNNNNNNNNNNNNNNNNNNNNNNNNNNNNNNNNNNNNNNNNNNNNNNNNNNNNNNNNNNNNNNNNNNNNNNNNNNNNNNNNNNNNNNNNNNNNNNNNNNNNNNNNNNNNNNNNNNNNNNNNNNNNNNNNNNNNNNNNNNNNNNNNNNNNNNNNNNNNNNNNNNNNNNNNNNNNNNNNNNNNNNNNNNNNNNNNTAGTTATTGGTTTTGGTTTGTCCCCCTGCCGGACACGGTTACAACCCCAGCAAGCCAGGCCAAGCCCTCCAAAGTCGCTAAACCAATGAACAGAGTTCCCTAACTCTACGATTCCCTAGCTGCTAACCCCCCTCACTAATTTGCCCACCACACGTACTAAGTTGCCTAAAACCAGCCAGCATGTATAACTAAGTTGCCCGAACTCGTTCGACTTAGCAGCTAACTTAGTCATGCCCTCACATACACAAGCCGTCTAAACCCGCGCAATAAGTCATGCTACCCTGCCAACCTAGCCGTTAGCCTTAGTCGCATCAGCATGCAAACTAAGTCGCCAAAACAGAACACTAAAAGTCGGCTAGCCTGCCAACCTAGCTACTTAGTCACGCCGCAATGCACACTAAGTAGCCAAAACTTAGAATTCTCACTCCTAATCAGCCTAACAATTTTGTGTTAAGTTGCCTGCCCATATTAATTCACCTACCTACGCCCCTAATTCGCCTGCAACATAGAGTCCTCACTCCTAGTTCGCCTACTGAACGCTCCTAAATTCGCCTATCGACGCTACTAATTTGCCTGCAACATGGAGTCCTCACTCCTAGTTCGCCTACTGAACGCTCCTAAATTCGCCTACTGAAAGCTCCTAATTCGCCCACAACATAGAGTCCTCACTCCTAATTCGCCTAATGAACGCTCCTAAATTCGCCTACTGAACGCTCCTAATTCACCTACTGAATGCTTCTAATTTGCCTACTGATCACTCTTAAATTTTCCTACTGATCGCTCCTAATTCGCCTACTGAACACTCCTAATTCATCTACTGAACTCCCCTAATTCGCCTACTGAACGCTACTAAATTCACCTACCCAACTCTCATAATTTGCCTGCAACAGAGTCCTCACTCCTAATTCACCTACCAAACGTTCCTAATTTGCCTACAACACAGCTCACCCCGAATTCGCCTACCCAACATTACTAATTTGCCTGCAACATAGAGTCCTCACTCCTAGTTCGCCTGCCAAACGCTTCCCAAGTTGCCTACATATTTTTTAGAATGCATCAACACATATTGATTTGCCTACAAATATGCACCAACACATATTAATTTGCCTACCAACACCGCTAACTTGGGAACTCTCACATATTCAACGGGGAAGGGAACTTAGATCCCGTAGATATGAAGCAACCACACTAACGCTTATTGACAATTTTTTTGCCCATGGGAACACGTTTAAATTGCTTTTTCAAATCCTGATCCTGTGCATGCAACTTCTTTGAGTTTTTGCTTCACACCATCTACTTTTTCTTGTATGGGCTAGGTGCAAGACATTAATAGACAACAAGAATGGTCAGCAAGCTTTTGATTTTGTAGGAACTTGATGAAATGTACAGCAAAACATTAGGTTTTACAGGGACAGGAACATGAAAAAAAAATACCATATTCAAAGCAAGTTTTCTGTAGTCCGGATCATGTGACAAGTTAAGAGACAGCAACCGAATTGTTTTACCCTTCTATTTTGCCTGCTCCTTCCCCCTGGTGTATAATATTGTTGCCCAGTTCTCTTTTTTGCTTGACGTATTCTTGGATAGAAGAGGTCAAGACGACCAGGGTGGGCGAAAGTGGTATTTTCCTGTAATGAGGATCCCGTGGTGCGGGGACCAGTTTGTTTTTTCTTTTGCGGCAGCTTGTAAGTGCTATGGGCAAATAACTTCCCTTTTCCGGATCTGGGAGGAGGTCACACGCGCACTTACCCAAAATAGATAGGCCGCTCCATCGCGCTAGGCAGCAAGCAATTGCTGTCTAGCAGCGTCCTAAAAATAATTCTGATACAGCTGGGATGCACCCCGATACCTGTCTCATACAGGAAAACCCAACCGCTCGATTCATACCACAAACGCACCCTGCCCATTCTCGACTCGTTCTCACACGCCCATGCCTCCATCTGACCTTAGTGCCACACGACTAGTTAGACGTGCTGACCTAGCACATTAAACCACCGGCCCATTTATTCCATTGTCAACAGAAAATCTAGGGTTCCTCCTCACGCCGCCTTTCTCCCTCTTCCTCTGTCCCTTGCTGCACTGATGGGAACCAGCCAGTGAAGCTCGATTTCTCGCGAGAGAAGCTCAATCCGTCGCCGAAATCAGTCAATTTGTCGTTGGAGGTTGAGTCCTCGTCGGGGAGGATGAATCCTCACTGTGGAGGTTAAATCCTCGCCGGGGAGGTTGATTTCTCGCCTGCGAGACGGGATTCCTCACCGGAGAAGGCTGATTTCTCACCACAGCTCCCTCCCCTGGTCGGAGGGCCGCCGcactggagaagaaggatggctgcTGTCAGCCTCTCACCGCCAGATCCAAACCACCACCGCAGATCCCTTCGCCGTCCGGAGCTGATCTGTCTCCTTCCAAGCCGCGGGTCAGTTtccccttctcccttctccctctcgagttgttgtgtgccGATTACTTTTTACCCCCCTTTTAAGGTCAGAAATGGCTAGTTCATTAAGCACTGGTAGCGACTGGTGGTTCTGGAATTGGAAGCTCAAACTCAAATGCAGGCAGTGGAAGAGCCAATGCAGTCCACGGGCTGAATGCTGCTTGTGCGATTTCTCTAAATGACGATGGCACCAGTGGGAGGAAGAGAAGGGGCTCATTGGCTATTGAAGCAAGCTTCAATCAGGAAACTCACAGCAAGCTTTGCTGCTCTGATTGCTAGGATGTTCTATACTGCAGGTGGGTAATTTACAATGCAAAGTATTTAATTACCATTTTTGCTAGGATGCTTTTAATAGCTTTCTATTTCATTTGTAGGCATTCCTTTTTAATCTTGCAGAGCTAGAGGCCTTGCTTAGATAATATTGGGGCGGTTGGACACTGGAGTTGGAGAACCAATAGACTTCTAGTATAAAAATCACTAATCTCTCTATATATACGGTGGCGCTAAACCAAGCGAGCGCGCAAAGCTCTTATTCTACGCGCCGGTCGCTAATCACCGTGCCACCAAACCAGTGCAGTCTCACTCGGCTAGTTGTGAGAGTAAAAGTAAGTAAGAAATATAGTAATTTCTTTAATTTCTGTTACCATTCCACGCGCCCCACCTTCGTCCCGTGGCTCCGTACCAACCCACTAATCATGATGGTAAAACCGCATGCAAGAAAAAGTAACGGAATTAAATTCATCGTCCTCGCGCCGGCGCCCAGCGGCCCCGCCCCGGCGGCCCCCAGGCTGCCCGCCTCCGCCCGCCTTGGCCCCCGCTCGGAGGTGCACCGAGTCTCGCGCGGTGCCTCGGTGGACGCCGACGGCTACCAGCAACCGCGCCGCAGGAATCGACGTCGGCCTCGCCGCGGCGCCAGCGCAGCCCGTCCCTCGAAGAGCTTGCCGGGCTCTATTTCCGCTGCCTCGACCCCCGCCACTGCGTCCGCGACTGCACCAATGACATTCGCTGCCGGCGGTGCCTCATCTCCGGCCACGACTCCCGTGGATGTGACG
The sequence above is a segment of the Triticum dicoccoides isolate Atlit2015 ecotype Zavitan chromosome 1A, WEW_v2.0, whole genome shotgun sequence genome. Coding sequences within it:
- the LOC119364688 gene encoding probable ATP-dependent DNA helicase CHR12 isoform X1, whose amino-acid sequence is MAASVDAAAAVAAPAPPPPVAAPEEAGGGDAEQARILIGALNLLSRNLPLPPAVLRAVSSIYHGGEDADQEEEEGAEGPSLVGDEGGEGDPADAVDAAEEATLIQELEDSIYRNQTTHMSSSKLTALKDERFNTCIQHRLSELEGLPSTRGEDLQMKCLLELYGLKLLDLQKKVRSDVNAEYWLHKKCAHPERQLFDWGMMRIRYPFTMYGIGDGFSMDTDDIHRKKRFTERISKLEEEEKNQAETRKRRFFTEILNAAREYQVQTSATYKRRKQRNDGVQAWHVRARQRINRLEKSRLQVLKAGDQEAYMRMVEESKNERLTMLLDKTNELLEGIGKAVQRQKDAEHVSRPEGSEDSESDESPEESPSDDDADTHGSANTSKFNAAGRRLDSTVHSIEEKVTEQPSALVGGELRPYQLEGLQWMLSLFNNNLNGILADEMGLGKTIQTIALIAYLLEKKEVTGPHLIVAPKAVLPNWSNEFKTWAPSIGTILYDGRPDERKSLRETNFGGQFNVLLTHYDLILKDKKFLKKVHWHYLIVDEGHRLKNHECALARTLVSGYLIRRRLLLTGTPIQNSLQELWSLLNFILPNIFNSSGNFEEWFNAPFACDVSINDEEELLIIHRLHQVLRPFLLRRKKDEVEKYLPSKTQVILKCDFSAWQKAYYEQVASKGKVALGSGLKPKAVANLSMQLRKCCNHPYLFVEQYNMYQREEIVRASGKFELLDRLLPKLHRAGHRVLLFSQMTRLLNILEVYLQMYNFKYMRLDGSTKTEERGKLLADFNKKDSEYFIFLLSTRAGGLGLNLQTADTVIIFDSDWNPQMDQQAEDRAHRIGQKNEVRVFVLVSVGSIEEEILDRAKQKMGIDAKVIQAGLFNNTSTGLYAIAGCPVPVSLFSMMYSNVELKNIVLISRAAQDRKALLQEILKRGTSTLGTDIPSEREINRLAARTEEEFWLFEKMDEERRRRENYKSRLMQGPEVPEWVFDISETLAEKLLAEEAKNPVINTKRRRKEVVYSDSYVDQWMKSDEVYEDIPKMTPRAKRSAYLSDIQEVDLHDRAKRLKYSDSADGAGNSTWTPEKGRAGVSSYSKDENEDDNDEDEVTAGGLQQGGSFTWNTLRRKRSSHSTNPSSDPKGRSAF